In Phragmites australis chromosome 24, lpPhrAust1.1, whole genome shotgun sequence, the following are encoded in one genomic region:
- the LOC133907645 gene encoding putative pentatricopeptide repeat-containing protein At1g16830, whose product MLHAARRRTPPLPAFFASKPHPPLLLVHAAVSRCPSDALALPFFLCCARSPGYFHPPSSFDRLLPAPALLRELKSLGCPIRPQTFLLLLRLYWRGGLYQLVLELFDQMPLWGFRPNAFACNVVLDVLLRTGHAHDARRALRDNPSPNYLTYPIVLTHLYRAGHWPGVRSCFIEMLQQGFLPSTASLTTVFACCSKVGTLPEILQLLSFANVSGCKLTSAMWTCLIARTCREGRLDKACRMLSKMVDSGSFPTVVTYTPLVREFFRAGKRTKARELWGSMLSTGSSPDLVLYNVLMDCMAKEGRHVDALNVYRRIHGRPIKPDAYTLSTLARVLRMSSNRGLLPGLILGSDISYDLVACNSVMSVLCKSGFPSEAISFYIGMINKCIWPDNYTYVGLLDSLCQLGRVSHAIRFYRTIVVSNPESNAYVHSVILCGLVRQGQNVMALRILRDAVYENYALDAVCYTIVLHGLFCAHLVEEACRLFDQMKRSGMASNTCTYNVMLCGLCRTRDLHAVKQLLTEMECADVGMDSISFKTVAVLLIKS is encoded by the coding sequence ATGCTCCACGCCGCGCGCAGGCGGACGCCGCCTCTCCCTGCCTTCTTCGCCTCCAAGCCCCACCCACCGCTGCTGCTCGTCCACGCCGCCGTCTCCCGCTGCCCCTCCGACGCCCTCgcgctccccttcttcctctgcTGCGCACGCAGCCCCGGCTACTTCCACCCGCCCTCCTCCttcgaccgcctcctccccgcccCAGCGCTCCTCCGCGAGCTCAAAAGCCTCGGTTGCCCCATCAGGCCCCAAACTTTCCTACTCCTGCTCAGGCTCTACTGGCGCGGGGGGCTCTACCAGCTCGTGCTCGAGCTGTTCGACCAAATGCCCCTCTGGGGATTCCGTCCCAACGCCTTCGCCTGCAACGTCGTCCTCGACGTCCTGCTCAGGACAGGCCATGCCCACGACGCGCGGCGTGCCTTGCGGGACAACCCGTCGCCCAACTACCTCACCTATCCCATCGTGCTCACTCATCTCTACAGAGCCGGGCATTGGCCTGGGGTGCGGAGCTGTTTCATAGAAATGCTGCAGCAAGGGTTTCTCCCAAGCACTGCTTCTCTTACGACAGTTTTTGCTTGCTGCAGTAAGGTTGGAACCTTGCCCGAGATTCTACAGCTGCTGTCTTTCGCGAACGTCTCGGGTTGCAAGCTCACCTCGGCCATGTGGACATGTTTGATCGCTCGTACGTGCCGCGAGGGGAGACTGGACAAGGCATGTAGGATGCTATCAAAGATGGTGGATTCGGGTTCTTTTCCCACGGTGGTCACTTACACACCGCTTGTCAGAGAATTCTTCCGAGCTGGGAAGCGTACCAAGGCCCGTGAGCTTTGGGGATCCATGCTGTCCACTGGTTCCAGCCCAGACCTTGTTTTGTATAATGTGCTGATGGACTGCATGGCGAAGGAGGGGAGACACGTTGACGCCCTAAACGTTTACAGGCGTATTCATGGCAGGCCAATAAAGCCGGATGCATACACTTTATCTACTTTAGCTCGGGTTTTACGGATGTCGTCTAACAGAGGTCTTCTTCCCGGATTGATTCTGGGCTCAGACATCTCTTATGATCTTGTGGCCTGCAATTCTGTGATGAGTGTTCTGTGCAAGTCAGGTTTTCCATCAGAAGCCATCTCGTTCTACATTGGTATGATCAACAAGTGTATCTGGCCAGACAACTACACTTATGTTGGGTTATTGGATAGCCTGTGCCAGTTGGGAAGGGTAAGCCATGCAATCAGATTTTACCGCACTATTGTTGTGAGCAATCCTGAATCAAATGCCTATGTCCATTCAGTCATCCTCTGTGGTCTTGTTAGACAGGGCCAAAATGTTATGGCCTTAAGAATTTTGAGGGATGCTGTATATGAAAATTATGCTCTTGATGCTGTATGCTACACTATTGTTTTACATGGTCTTTTCTGCGCTCATCTGGTGGAAGAGGCTTGCAGGTTGTTTGACCAGATGAAACGTTCAGGAATGGCATCCAACACTTGTACATACAATGTTATGCTTTGCGGACTTTGTAGGACCAGGGATCTGCATGCTGTCAAGCAGTTGCTAACAGAAATGGAATGTGCTGATGTTGGGATGGACAGTATATCATTTAAAACAGTAGCTGTGCTCTTAATTAAGTCATGA